One genomic window of Mucilaginibacter sp. SJ includes the following:
- the galB gene encoding beta-galactosidase GalB yields the protein MSSIKTHRAGAYKFACILAVLTLAVLKPFAQSRQKLDFDKNWRFNLGAVENGEKTTLNDSKWRVLNLPHDWSIEGKFSKDNPATPEGGALPGGIGWYRKTFTVPASSKGKLVYIDFDGVYQKSDVWINGHHLGFRPNGYISFRYELTPYLNFGGSNVIAVKVDNSVQPNSRWYSGSGIYRHVWLVTTNKTAIDHWGTYVTTSDITGASAKVNVQVQLHNDQASPQVLITTKLYDAAGKQVAAAGEATSAAQNKNESLTVANTLTVKNPVLWSVENPYLYKAVTQLIEGKKVVDEYTTTVGIRYFNFDADKGFSLNGKPMKILGVCNHHDLGSLGAAINNRALERQLQMLKAMGCNGIRTSHNPPAPELLDLCDKMGFIVMDEAFDCWEWKKATYDYHLYFKEWHKRDLEDQIKRDRNHPSIMIWSIGNEIPQQADTSALRIAPELAAIVHNLDKTRPLTTANDRPDSTNKIIKSGAIDLVGYNYHQFDYAKFHDRYPGKKFIATETTSGLETRGYYEMPSDSIRVWPPSYDKPFVREGNNVSAYDNTRPPWGSTHEMTWKVMKKYDFLSGMFIWTGFDYLGEPTPYSWPSRSSYFGIIDLAGFPKEVYYMYQSEWTNKNVLHIFPHWNWEPGKMIDIWAYYNNADEVELYLNGKSLGIQKKTGDDLHVMWRVKYEPGTLKAISRKNGKTILTREIHTAGAPAKIELTADRSQIKADGKDLSFITVKILDKDGNVVPDADNKVNFKVAGEGSIASVDNGDPVSHDPFKADYRKAFHGLALAIVQAKEKAGTITLTASADGLQSATLVLKSK from the coding sequence ATGTCATCAATAAAAACCCACCGCGCCGGGGCTTATAAGTTTGCATGCATCCTTGCCGTCCTGACGCTGGCCGTGTTAAAACCTTTTGCCCAAAGCCGGCAGAAACTTGATTTTGATAAAAACTGGCGCTTTAACCTCGGCGCTGTTGAAAACGGCGAAAAAACAACGCTGAACGACAGCAAATGGCGCGTGCTCAATTTGCCGCATGACTGGAGTATTGAAGGTAAATTTTCAAAAGATAACCCAGCCACACCTGAAGGCGGCGCCCTGCCCGGCGGCATTGGCTGGTACCGCAAAACTTTTACTGTTCCTGCTTCATCAAAAGGCAAGCTGGTTTATATTGATTTTGATGGCGTATATCAAAAAAGCGATGTATGGATCAATGGCCATCACCTTGGCTTCAGGCCAAACGGGTATATCTCATTCAGGTATGAACTTACCCCCTATTTAAACTTTGGCGGCAGCAACGTTATTGCTGTTAAAGTTGATAATTCGGTGCAGCCAAACTCGCGCTGGTATTCGGGTTCGGGTATTTACCGCCATGTTTGGCTGGTTACCACCAACAAAACGGCTATCGATCATTGGGGCACCTATGTAACCACGAGCGATATCACCGGTGCCTCTGCCAAAGTAAATGTACAGGTGCAACTGCATAATGACCAGGCATCGCCGCAGGTGCTCATTACCACCAAACTTTATGACGCGGCCGGCAAACAGGTAGCTGCCGCCGGCGAAGCTACATCTGCAGCGCAAAATAAAAATGAATCTTTAACAGTAGCCAATACCCTTACGGTAAAAAATCCGGTGCTTTGGTCGGTAGAGAACCCGTACTTATATAAAGCCGTTACCCAGCTTATTGAAGGCAAAAAAGTAGTTGATGAATATACCACTACCGTAGGCATTCGCTATTTTAATTTTGATGCAGATAAAGGTTTCAGCCTGAACGGGAAGCCGATGAAGATCTTAGGTGTTTGTAATCACCATGACCTTGGCAGCCTTGGCGCAGCCATTAACAACCGCGCGTTGGAGCGCCAGTTGCAGATGCTTAAAGCGATGGGCTGTAATGGTATCCGCACCTCGCACAACCCTCCGGCACCCGAACTGCTCGACCTTTGCGATAAAATGGGTTTTATTGTGATGGATGAAGCCTTTGATTGCTGGGAATGGAAAAAGGCTACTTACGATTATCACTTGTACTTTAAAGAATGGCATAAACGCGATCTGGAAGACCAAATCAAACGCGACCGCAATCACCCAAGCATCATGATCTGGAGTATCGGCAACGAAATCCCGCAACAGGCGGATACCAGCGCGTTACGCATAGCGCCTGAGTTAGCGGCTATTGTTCACAACCTCGATAAAACCCGTCCGCTCACTACGGCTAATGACCGTCCGGATAGCACCAATAAAATTATAAAATCGGGTGCTATTGATTTGGTTGGTTATAACTATCACCAGTTCGATTATGCTAAATTTCACGACCGTTATCCGGGTAAAAAGTTTATTGCTACCGAAACTACTTCGGGTTTGGAAACGCGTGGTTATTATGAAATGCCTTCAGACAGCATCAGGGTTTGGCCGCCAAGCTATGATAAACCTTTTGTAAGGGAAGGTAACAATGTTTCGGCATATGACAACACCCGACCACCATGGGGATCAACACATGAAATGACCTGGAAGGTGATGAAAAAGTACGACTTCCTTTCGGGCATGTTCATCTGGACGGGCTTTGACTATCTGGGCGAACCAACTCCATATTCATGGCCATCGCGCAGCTCCTACTTCGGTATTATTGACCTGGCCGGCTTCCCTAAAGAGGTATATTATATGTATCAAAGCGAGTGGACCAATAAAAATGTGCTCCACATTTTCCCGCACTGGAACTGGGAGCCGGGAAAAATGATCGATATCTGGGCATACTATAACAACGCCGACGAAGTTGAACTTTACCTCAATGGCAAATCATTGGGCATCCAAAAGAAAACCGGCGACGACTTGCATGTAATGTGGCGGGTAAAATATGAGCCGGGAACGCTGAAAGCTATATCCCGTAAAAATGGCAAAACTATTTTAACCCGCGAGATCCATACCGCCGGAGCCCCTGCTAAAATTGAACTGACAGCCGACCGTTCACAGATCAAAGCCGATGGTAAAGACCTGTCATTTATCACCGTAAAAATATTGGATAAAGACGGCAATGTTGTGCCAGATGCTGATAACAAGGTAAACTTTAAGGTTGCCGGCGAGGGCTCCATTGCCAGCGTTGACAACGGCGATCCGGTTAGCCATGATCCGTTTAAAGCTGATTACCGAAAAGCATTTCATGGCCTTGCGCTGGCCATAGTACAGGCCAAAGAAAAAGCCGGCACGATAACTTTAACTGCTTCGGCTGATGGTTTGCAAAGTGCAACACTGGTGCTGAAAAGTAAATAA
- a CDS encoding SDR family NAD(P)-dependent oxidoreductase, translating into MAKTIFITGASRGFGKLWAEALLQRGDKVVATARNLSALDDLVNKYGDSILPLQLDVNDRAADFAAINKAKEHFGSIDVLINNAGYGLFGSVEETTEQEAREQMETNFFGLLWLSQAVLPVMREQGYGHIIQLSSVLGLVTLPVLGLYNASKFAVEGLSETLAAEVKGFGINVSLIEPNGFATDWAGASAAQTVAMPEYDAVRATFQAGLNDADIFGVPEATTDAVLKLIDTENPPLRLFLGKHAHPWVKQTYEGRAAEWDSWNEVAVAAHGK; encoded by the coding sequence ATGGCAAAGACAATTTTTATTACCGGAGCATCACGTGGTTTCGGTAAATTATGGGCCGAGGCATTACTGCAAAGAGGCGATAAAGTAGTAGCAACCGCTCGTAACCTGAGCGCTTTGGATGACCTGGTAAATAAATATGGCGACAGTATTTTACCGCTGCAACTGGATGTTAATGACCGCGCTGCAGATTTCGCAGCTATCAACAAAGCAAAAGAACACTTCGGCAGTATTGATGTGCTGATCAACAATGCAGGTTACGGTTTATTCGGCAGCGTTGAAGAAACTACCGAGCAGGAAGCCCGCGAGCAGATGGAAACCAATTTTTTTGGACTGCTATGGTTATCACAGGCAGTGTTACCTGTAATGCGTGAACAAGGCTACGGCCATATTATCCAGCTTTCGAGCGTACTTGGCCTCGTTACTTTACCTGTGCTGGGCTTATATAACGCTTCTAAATTTGCGGTAGAAGGTTTAAGTGAAACCCTGGCCGCCGAAGTAAAAGGCTTTGGAATAAACGTTTCCCTGATTGAACCAAACGGCTTTGCAACCGATTGGGCCGGTGCTTCTGCCGCGCAAACCGTGGCAATGCCCGAATATGATGCGGTACGGGCAACTTTCCAGGCTGGTTTAAATGACGCCGATATTTTTGGTGTACCGGAAGCAACTACAGATGCTGTGCTGAAACTGATTGACACCGAAAACCCTCCGTTGCGGTTATTCCTGGGTAAACACGCCCATCCGTGGGTTAAACAAACTTATGAAGGCCGTGCTGCCGAGTGGGATAGCTGGAACGAGGTAGCTGTAGCCGCGCACGGTAAATAA
- a CDS encoding helix-turn-helix domain-containing protein — protein sequence MQHFKNLADMHRSNGFPMPENPLFSLYRCTHTCGFGDREFTSDFYMIGFKKLKAGQIMYGRTKYDHDNGSMMFIKPRQVIQFNSVEYDEDAFIMFIHEDFLNGHFLHNEISKYAFFDYEANEALHLSPSEEQIMWDLYYKIEAEYHNNTDEYSRDIMLTHIDSILKYSQRFYKRQFINRTELSGKTVSKFNEVLAAYFTNGLLLSQGLPSVNALASQLNLSPRYLSDMLKQETGKTAIELIHIYLINEAKNRLKSDYQSVSEIAYELGFENLPYFSRLFKKETGISPNQFKKQLVN from the coding sequence ATGCAGCATTTTAAAAATTTGGCCGATATGCACCGCTCCAATGGTTTCCCGATGCCGGAGAACCCGCTTTTCAGCCTGTACAGGTGCACTCATACCTGCGGCTTTGGCGATAGGGAATTTACATCTGATTTTTACATGATCGGGTTTAAAAAACTCAAAGCAGGTCAGATCATGTATGGTCGTACCAAATATGACCACGATAACGGCAGCATGATGTTCATCAAACCCCGGCAGGTGATCCAGTTTAACAGTGTGGAGTATGATGAGGATGCGTTCATCATGTTCATCCACGAGGATTTTCTGAACGGCCACTTTCTGCATAACGAAATTAGCAAATATGCTTTTTTCGATTACGAAGCCAACGAGGCGCTGCACCTTTCGCCATCGGAAGAGCAGATCATGTGGGACCTTTATTACAAGATAGAAGCCGAATATCACAATAACACCGATGAGTATAGCCGCGACATTATGCTTACGCACATTGATTCTATCCTGAAATACTCACAACGGTTTTACAAACGCCAGTTTATTAACCGCACAGAGCTTTCGGGTAAAACAGTATCAAAGTTTAATGAAGTGTTAGCAGCTTATTTTACCAACGGCTTATTGCTAAGCCAGGGACTGCCCTCTGTTAACGCGTTGGCCTCACAACTTAATTTATCTCCCCGGTACCTAAGTGACATGCTGAAGCAGGAAACAGGAAAAACTGCTATTGAACTGATCCATATTTACCTTATAAACGAGGCAAAAAACCGTCTTAAAAGTGATTACCAAAGTGTTTCGGAAATAGCATACGAACTTGGCTTTGAGAACCTTCCATATTTTTCACGGTTGTTTAAAAAGGAAACTGGTATCAGCCCTAATCAGTTTAAAAAACAGTTGGTAAATTGA
- a CDS encoding bifunctional YncE family protein/alkaline phosphatase family protein — MKLKLIAGIVLLCAALQSIAQTPGKIEQTGQVLLPNGWKLSPAGRSLPLGDLPLNMQLSVSGKLLAVTNNGQSTQSVQLIDPKNEKLLDEVIVKKSWYGLAFSRDEKKLYASGGNDNWILVFNIAGNKLGTPDTIKLAPNAWPKNKVCPTGMVTNKSNSRLYSVTKEDSTLYIIDPDKKDILKQVKLPAEAYSCILSPDEKTLYISLWGGDMLGFYNIATQTLSTIKTSSHPNELLLDKKGKFLYVADANDNAVSVVNTSTHKIIETISTALYPTRLTGSTSNGLALSQNGKTLYIANADNNCLAVFDVTMPGSSKSKGFIPVGWYPTNVKVLGNKILVSNGKGFSSMANPKGPQPVKKTDNSGYKQGAINSREQYIGGLFKGTLSFINSPSDAELKTYTKQVYANTPFTDKIAKIAKGEEGNPIPRRLGEKSPIKYVFYIIKENRTYDQVLGDMPQGNGDTSLCIFGKKVTPNHHAIANEFVLLDNFYVDAEVSADGHNWSMAAYATDFVEKTWPTSYGSRGGNYDFEGTRKAAYPRDGFIWDYCKRAGVSYRTYGEFVSDGNPGKANLKSLEGHFCIKSPGFDLNIKDVKRTEIWAHDFDSLLTINAVPHFNTVRISNDHTSGQRKGAISPIAAVADNDLAIGQFIEHLSHSSIWKESVVFILEDDAQNGPDHIDAHRSPVFVAGPYVKRNAVIHGMYSTSGVLRTIELILGLPPMSQYDAAAMPLYDCFTSKPDLTPYTAKPAQVDLEQRNVAVNESSKRSELFNFAREDAAPDIDLNEVVWKYVKGEASVMPAPKRSAFVILEPKKEQDDD; from the coding sequence ATGAAACTAAAACTCATCGCCGGCATTGTTCTTTTATGTGCGGCCTTACAATCCATCGCTCAAACTCCGGGTAAAATTGAACAAACAGGCCAGGTATTACTGCCCAACGGCTGGAAGCTTAGTCCCGCGGGCAGGTCTTTACCACTTGGCGATCTGCCGCTGAATATGCAGCTTTCCGTATCGGGTAAATTATTAGCCGTTACCAATAACGGCCAAAGCACCCAGTCGGTACAGCTCATCGACCCTAAAAATGAAAAACTGCTTGACGAGGTAATAGTTAAAAAATCATGGTATGGGCTTGCGTTCAGCCGTGATGAAAAAAAACTATACGCATCTGGCGGTAATGACAACTGGATCCTGGTATTCAACATAGCCGGAAACAAACTGGGCACCCCGGATACCATCAAATTAGCACCGAATGCCTGGCCCAAAAATAAGGTTTGCCCTACCGGCATGGTAACTAACAAAAGTAACAGCCGCTTGTATTCGGTTACTAAGGAAGACAGCACCCTTTATATTATCGATCCTGATAAAAAAGACATTCTGAAACAGGTAAAACTGCCGGCCGAAGCTTACAGCTGCATCTTATCGCCCGATGAAAAAACACTATACATTTCTTTATGGGGTGGTGATATGCTTGGTTTTTACAACATAGCTACGCAAACGCTCAGCACCATTAAAACCAGCAGCCATCCCAACGAACTGCTTTTAGATAAAAAAGGAAAGTTCCTGTATGTGGCCGATGCTAATGACAACGCGGTATCAGTAGTAAATACTTCAACTCATAAAATAATAGAAACCATTTCTACGGCACTTTATCCTACCCGTCTCACCGGCTCAACCAGCAATGGCCTGGCCTTATCGCAAAACGGGAAAACACTTTATATAGCCAATGCGGATAACAATTGCCTTGCTGTATTTGATGTTACTATGCCGGGCAGCAGCAAAAGCAAGGGTTTTATCCCGGTAGGCTGGTACCCAACAAACGTAAAAGTATTGGGCAATAAAATCCTGGTGTCAAACGGCAAAGGCTTTTCTTCAATGGCCAACCCAAAAGGGCCGCAGCCTGTTAAAAAAACAGATAACAGCGGTTACAAGCAAGGCGCCATCAACAGTCGGGAACAATATATCGGCGGCCTGTTTAAAGGTACACTATCATTTATCAACAGCCCATCTGATGCAGAGCTGAAAACTTATACCAAACAGGTTTATGCCAATACGCCGTTTACTGATAAAATTGCAAAAATTGCTAAGGGCGAAGAAGGTAACCCCATTCCACGCCGCCTGGGCGAAAAGTCGCCTATTAAATATGTGTTCTATATCATTAAAGAAAACCGCACTTACGACCAGGTTTTAGGCGATATGCCACAAGGCAACGGCGATACTTCGTTGTGCATCTTCGGCAAAAAAGTAACGCCTAACCACCACGCTATTGCCAATGAGTTTGTACTGCTTGATAACTTTTACGTTGATGCCGAAGTAAGCGCCGACGGCCACAACTGGAGCATGGCCGCCTATGCTACCGACTTTGTAGAAAAAACATGGCCAACCAGTTACGGAAGCCGCGGTGGTAATTATGATTTTGAAGGTACCCGCAAAGCCGCCTATCCGCGCGACGGCTTTATATGGGACTATTGCAAACGCGCCGGTGTAAGCTATCGTACTTATGGCGAGTTTGTGAGCGATGGTAACCCCGGTAAAGCAAACTTAAAATCGCTTGAAGGGCATTTTTGTATCAAGTCGCCTGGCTTTGACCTGAATATCAAGGATGTTAAAAGGACTGAGATCTGGGCTCACGACTTTGATTCGTTACTCACTATAAACGCCGTACCGCATTTTAACACCGTGCGTATTTCAAACGACCATACCAGCGGGCAGCGCAAAGGCGCTATATCACCCATTGCCGCCGTAGCCGACAATGATCTTGCCATAGGCCAGTTCATTGAGCATTTATCACATAGTTCGATCTGGAAAGAGTCGGTGGTTTTTATTTTGGAGGATGACGCCCAAAACGGCCCCGACCATATTGATGCCCACCGTTCACCGGTGTTTGTGGCCGGTCCGTATGTAAAACGCAACGCTGTGATCCATGGCATGTATTCAACCTCGGGTGTTTTGCGTACCATCGAGCTTATTTTAGGCCTGCCGCCGATGAGCCAGTATGATGCCGCAGCTATGCCGCTGTATGATTGTTTCACCAGCAAGCCCGACCTTACACCATATACTGCTAAGCCGGCACAGGTTGATTTGGAACAGCGCAACGTAGCGGTAAACGAAAGCAGCAAACGTTCAGAACTGTTCAATTTTGCCAGGGAAGATGCCGCACCTGATATCGACCTCAATGAAGTGGTTTGGAAATATGTAAAAGGCGAAGCATCGGTTATGCCTGCACCAAAAAGGAGCGCTTTTGTAATTTTAGAACCTAAAAAAGAACAGGATGATGATTGA
- a CDS encoding aldose 1-epimerase family protein yields MITHLENDHIKVAIDTKGAQLSSFINKATGIEHMWQADEKIWPWHAPNLFPVVGGLINNELLVDGEKYAMPRHGFARQSEFFLLESDETSASYSLPNCENTLKVYPFKFDFQILYHLIDNALRITYKVINLDKKSIYFSVGGHPAFNVPFNKGENYEDYYLEFETEEHFNTHLLSKDGFFNGVTHPVPTPNKKLYLTRDLFKDDALVFKDLKSRMVTIKSDKHNQTLALEFPHFNYLGLWAKPGADFVCIEPWLGCADTEGKHVDIKDKEAIQKLSVGHVFESAYFVCL; encoded by the coding sequence ATGATCACTCATTTAGAAAACGACCACATTAAAGTAGCTATCGACACCAAAGGCGCTCAGCTGAGTTCATTTATCAATAAAGCCACAGGTATTGAACATATGTGGCAGGCCGATGAAAAAATATGGCCATGGCATGCCCCCAATCTTTTTCCGGTAGTAGGCGGCCTCATTAACAATGAACTTTTGGTTGATGGTGAAAAGTATGCCATGCCGCGCCATGGTTTTGCAAGGCAGTCGGAATTTTTCTTATTAGAGTCGGATGAGACATCGGCAAGCTATTCGTTACCAAATTGCGAAAACACCTTAAAGGTTTATCCTTTTAAATTTGATTTCCAGATCCTGTATCACCTTATTGATAACGCACTTCGGATTACCTATAAAGTGATCAACCTTGATAAAAAATCCATATATTTTTCTGTCGGCGGGCACCCGGCATTTAATGTACCCTTTAACAAAGGCGAAAACTACGAGGACTATTACCTGGAGTTTGAAACCGAAGAACATTTTAATACTCACCTTTTATCAAAAGATGGCTTTTTTAACGGTGTAACCCATCCTGTACCAACGCCAAACAAAAAACTTTACCTAACCCGCGACCTGTTTAAGGATGACGCGCTTGTTTTTAAAGATCTAAAATCGCGCATGGTAACTATTAAAAGCGATAAACATAATCAAACCTTAGCGCTTGAATTCCCTCATTTTAATTATCTTGGTTTATGGGCTAAACCGGGGGCTGATTTTGTTTGCATAGAACCATGGCTTGGCTGCGCCGATACCGAAGGCAAACACGTTGACATTAAGGATAAAGAAGCTATTCAAAAATTAAGCGTGGGGCATGTTTTTGAATCAGCTTATTTTGTTTGCTTATAA
- the secG gene encoding preprotein translocase subunit SecG produces the protein MYIVLIIVTVIVCALLGLIVLIQNPKGGGLASNFSSSSQLMGVQKTGDFLEKGTWALAITLMVLSLAINVAVKGGSSSSNDNPALREQIEKASKPSNALPSSTPALTPSATPAAPKADSSKK, from the coding sequence ATGTATATCGTTTTAATCATTGTTACCGTAATTGTATGCGCTCTGTTAGGGCTTATCGTACTTATCCAAAACCCTAAAGGCGGTGGTTTGGCATCAAATTTTTCAAGCTCATCACAATTAATGGGTGTACAGAAAACCGGCGACTTTTTAGAAAAAGGCACCTGGGCGTTAGCTATCACCCTTATGGTGTTATCATTGGCTATTAACGTTGCTGTAAAAGGCGGCTCCTCAAGCAGCAATGATAACCCGGCACTGCGCGAGCAAATTGAAAAAGCTTCAAAACCAAGCAACGCGCTTCCTTCATCAACTCCGGCATTAACACCGTCTGCTACACCGGCTGCTCCTAAAGCCGACAGCAGCAAAAAATAG
- a CDS encoding LptE family protein → MKTINVQFFENNAALVVNNLSQTFTESLKDRIRTQTSLSLVRGEADATMSGAITGYSISPASIQATANNVAPIADANRLTITVRVKFSFDAAKTPADKKLSFEESFTKFADYRGDISSQEQNLIQQINKQLIDDIFNRAFSNW, encoded by the coding sequence TTGAAGACCATCAATGTACAGTTTTTTGAAAACAATGCTGCGCTGGTGGTTAATAACCTGAGCCAAACTTTCACCGAATCGTTAAAAGACAGGATCCGTACACAAACCAGCCTAAGCTTAGTCCGCGGCGAAGCCGATGCAACCATGTCGGGTGCTATTACCGGTTATTCTATTTCGCCGGCATCTATCCAGGCTACCGCAAATAATGTTGCGCCCATCGCTGATGCTAACAGGCTCACTATCACAGTAAGGGTTAAGTTTTCATTTGATGCGGCAAAAACTCCGGCAGATAAAAAACTCAGCTTTGAAGAAAGTTTTACTAAGTTTGCTGATTACCGGGGGGATATTTCTTCGCAGGAACAGAACCTGATACAGCAAATTAATAAGCAGTTAATAGACGATATTTTTAACAGGGCCTTTTCTAATTGGTAG
- a CDS encoding sigma-54 interaction domain-containing protein, whose protein sequence is MEVQEIKQRFGIIGNSPLLNRAITIANQVAPTDISVLITGESGSGKEVFSHIIHQMSPRKHGPFIAVNCGAIPEGTIDSELFGHEKGAYTGAVGERKGYFETVNGGTIFLDEIAEMPLGTQARLLRVLESGQYIKVGSSKVEKTNVRVIAATNVDVYDAVKNGKFREDLYYRLNTVPLKIPPLRDRKEDVFLLFRKFTADFTDKYRTPPIQLDEEAQQVLTNYSWPGNVRQLKNMAEQLAVLERDRIITAQTLLTYIPHEAGGRNLPMRLDNQPKEDFSERDILYKVLFDMKRDMVELKKLVADIIEHGGVSPHYANNPQTLNQLYRDIELHGNNEPQFTLQQPVNTVTNNSNNSNTIDGFNITHDAEEVEESLSLIEKESDLIRKALKKHKGKRKLAANELGISERTLYRKIKELNL, encoded by the coding sequence ATGGAAGTACAGGAAATAAAACAACGCTTCGGGATCATTGGCAACTCGCCATTGCTTAACCGGGCTATAACTATAGCAAACCAGGTTGCACCTACTGATATCTCGGTATTGATTACCGGCGAGAGTGGTAGTGGTAAGGAGGTTTTTTCGCACATCATACACCAGATGAGCCCGCGCAAGCATGGTCCTTTTATTGCCGTTAACTGCGGCGCCATACCTGAAGGTACTATCGATTCGGAACTTTTTGGTCACGAAAAGGGTGCTTACACAGGCGCGGTTGGTGAACGTAAGGGTTATTTTGAAACCGTAAACGGTGGCACCATATTTTTAGATGAGATTGCTGAAATGCCCCTGGGTACCCAGGCCCGTTTGCTGCGGGTGCTCGAATCGGGACAATATATCAAAGTAGGTTCGTCGAAAGTGGAGAAAACCAACGTGCGCGTTATCGCGGCTACCAATGTTGATGTATATGACGCGGTGAAGAACGGCAAATTTCGTGAGGACCTTTACTATCGTTTAAACACGGTACCGTTAAAGATTCCGCCATTGCGCGACAGGAAAGAAGACGTGTTTCTGCTGTTCCGCAAGTTTACGGCTGATTTTACCGACAAATACCGTACGCCGCCCATCCAGCTGGATGAAGAAGCACAGCAGGTATTGACAAACTATTCATGGCCGGGTAACGTAAGGCAGTTGAAAAACATGGCCGAACAATTGGCTGTATTGGAGCGCGACAGGATCATTACCGCCCAAACCCTGCTTACCTACATTCCGCACGAGGCCGGCGGGCGTAACCTGCCAATGCGTTTGGACAATCAGCCTAAAGAAGATTTTTCTGAACGTGACATACTGTATAAAGTATTGTTTGATATGAAGCGGGATATGGTAGAGTTGAAAAAACTGGTGGCTGATATTATTGAGCATGGCGGTGTTTCGCCCCATTATGCCAATAATCCGCAAACCTTAAATCAGCTTTACCGCGATATTGAGCTGCATGGTAATAACGAACCACAATTTACTTTACAACAACCCGTTAATACCGTTACAAACAATAGCAATAATAGCAACACTATCGACGGTTTTAATATAACACATGATGCCGAAGAGGTAGAGGAATCATTATCATTGATTGAAAAGGAATCAGACCTGATCCGTAAGGCTTTAAAAAAACATAAAGGCAAACGTAAGCTTGCCGCCAATGAATTAGGTATTTCTGAGCGCACGTTGTACAGGAAAATAAAAGAATTAAACTTATAA